The Tamandua tetradactyla isolate mTamTet1 chromosome 23, mTamTet1.pri, whole genome shotgun sequence genome includes a window with the following:
- the LOC143667291 gene encoding uncharacterized protein LOC143667291, which translates to MDASSRSWNPTPAPVSSPSLLLPIPAIVFIAVGIYLLLLGLVLLIRHCLLAQGCCTDCSSTCRKHSASGPQDCCWTCAEACDFPLPSPAHYLDACCPRPTEAGWAPRCPHCCPLCDCACACQPPDCQSLNCLCFEIKLR; encoded by the exons ATGGAC GCCTCCTCTAGATCGTGGAATCCAACCCCGGCCCCTGTCAGCAGCCCCTCCCTGCTGCTCCCTATCCCGGCCATCGTTTTCATCGCTGTGGGCATCTATTTGTTGCTGCTGGGCCTAGTGCTACTGATTAGGCACTGCCTGCTG GCTCAGGGCTGCTGCACAGACTGCAGTTCTACCTGCAGGAAGCACAGTGCCTCGGGACCACAGGACTGTTGCTGGACCTGTGCAGAAGCCTGCGATTTCCCTCTGCCTAGCCCTGCCCACTACCTGGATGCCTGCTGCCCCCGACCCACTGAAGCT gGCTGGGCCCCCCGCTGCCCCCACTGCTGTCCACTCTGTGACTGTGCCTGTGCCTGCCAACCTCCCGACTGCCAGAGCCTCAACTGCCTCTGCTTTGAGATCAAGCTCCGATGA
- the ALDOA gene encoding fructose-bisphosphate aldolase A isoform X1 — translation MSRYKSEGSNFYMTRLSLALAFSFSPDASAQPHPQLGNTQQQPELGKELTTTTTMPYPYPALTPEQKKELSDIAKRIVAPGKGILAADESTGSIAKRLQSIGTENTEENRRFYRQLLLTADDRVNPCIGGVILFHETLYQKADDGRPFPQVIKSKGGVVGIKVDKGVVPLAGTNGETTTQGLDGLSERCAQYKKDGADFAKWRCVLKIGEHTPTSLAIMENANVLARYASICQQNGIVPIVEPEILPDGDHDLRRCQYVTEKVLAAVYKALSDHHVYLEGTLLKPNMVTPGHACTQKFSHEEIAIATVTALRRTVPPAVPGVTFLSGGQSEEEASINLNAINKCPLQKPWALTFSYGRALQASALKAWGGKKENLKAAQEEYVKRALANSLACQGKYTPSGQTGTAASESLFISNHAY, via the exons ATGTCCAGATACAAGTCAGAGGGGTCCAACTTCTACATGACCCGCCTGTCCTTGGCTCTGGCCTTTTCTTTTAGCCCAGATGCCAGTGCACAGCCCCACCCTCAGCTGGGCAACACCCAGCAACAGCCAGAGTTAGGAAAG GaacttaccaccaccaccaccatgccctACCCATACCCAGCGCTGACCCCGGAGCAAAAGAAGGAGCTCTCTGACATCGCTAAACGCATTGTGGCTCCGGGCAAGGGCATCCTGGCTGCAGATGAGTCTACCG GAAGCATTGCCAAGCGGCTGCAATCCATTGGCACCGAGAACACCGAGGAGAACCGGCGCTTCTACCGTCAACTGCTACTGACCGCCGATGACCGTGTGAACCCTTGCATTGGTGGTGTCATCCTCTTCCATGAGACGCTCTACCAGAAGGCGGATGATGGACGTCCCTTCCCCCAAGTCATTAAATCCAAGGGTGGTGTTGTAGGCATCAAG GTAGACAAGGGCGTGGTACCCCTGGCAGGAACAAATGGCGAGACCACCACCCAAG GGCTGGATGGGCTGTCTGAGCGCTGTGCCCAGTACAAGAAAGATGGAGCTGACTTTGCCAAGTGGCGCTGTGTGCTGAAGATCGGGGAGCATACTCCCACCTCCCTCGCCATTATGGAGAATGCCAATGTGCTGGCCCGTTATGCCAGCATCTGCCAGCAG AATGGCATCGTGCCCATCGTGGAGCCAGAGATTCTCCCCGACGGGGACCATGACTTGAGGCGCTGTCAATATGTAACCGAGAAG GTGCTGGCTGCTGTTTACAAGGCTCTGAGTGACCACCACGTCTACCTGGAAGGCACTTTGCTGAAGCCCAACATGGTAACCCCAGGCCATGCCTGCACCCAGAAGTTTTCTCACGAGGAGATTGCCATAGCAACTGTCACAGCACTGCGCCGCACAGTGCCTCCTGCTGTCCCTG GAGTCACCTTCCTATCTGGAGGCCAGAGTGAAGAGGAGGCATCCATCAACCTTAACGCCATCAACAAGTGCCCCCTGCAGAAGCCATGGGCCCTGACCTTCTCCTATGGCCGAGCCCTGCAGGCTTCTGCCCTGAAGGCCTGGGGTGGGAAGAAGGAGAACCTGAAGGCTGCCCAGGAAGAGTATGTCAAGCGAGCCCTG GCCAACAGCCTTGCCTGCCAAGGAAAGTACACCCCAAGTGGCCAGACCGGCACCGCAGCCAGCGAGTCCCTCTTCATCTCTAACCATGCCTACTAA
- the ALDOA gene encoding fructose-bisphosphate aldolase A isoform X2, with protein sequence MPYPYPALTPEQKKELSDIAKRIVAPGKGILAADESTGSIAKRLQSIGTENTEENRRFYRQLLLTADDRVNPCIGGVILFHETLYQKADDGRPFPQVIKSKGGVVGIKVDKGVVPLAGTNGETTTQGLDGLSERCAQYKKDGADFAKWRCVLKIGEHTPTSLAIMENANVLARYASICQQNGIVPIVEPEILPDGDHDLRRCQYVTEKVLAAVYKALSDHHVYLEGTLLKPNMVTPGHACTQKFSHEEIAIATVTALRRTVPPAVPGVTFLSGGQSEEEASINLNAINKCPLQKPWALTFSYGRALQASALKAWGGKKENLKAAQEEYVKRALANSLACQGKYTPSGQTGTAASESLFISNHAY encoded by the exons atgccctACCCATACCCAGCGCTGACCCCGGAGCAAAAGAAGGAGCTCTCTGACATCGCTAAACGCATTGTGGCTCCGGGCAAGGGCATCCTGGCTGCAGATGAGTCTACCG GAAGCATTGCCAAGCGGCTGCAATCCATTGGCACCGAGAACACCGAGGAGAACCGGCGCTTCTACCGTCAACTGCTACTGACCGCCGATGACCGTGTGAACCCTTGCATTGGTGGTGTCATCCTCTTCCATGAGACGCTCTACCAGAAGGCGGATGATGGACGTCCCTTCCCCCAAGTCATTAAATCCAAGGGTGGTGTTGTAGGCATCAAG GTAGACAAGGGCGTGGTACCCCTGGCAGGAACAAATGGCGAGACCACCACCCAAG GGCTGGATGGGCTGTCTGAGCGCTGTGCCCAGTACAAGAAAGATGGAGCTGACTTTGCCAAGTGGCGCTGTGTGCTGAAGATCGGGGAGCATACTCCCACCTCCCTCGCCATTATGGAGAATGCCAATGTGCTGGCCCGTTATGCCAGCATCTGCCAGCAG AATGGCATCGTGCCCATCGTGGAGCCAGAGATTCTCCCCGACGGGGACCATGACTTGAGGCGCTGTCAATATGTAACCGAGAAG GTGCTGGCTGCTGTTTACAAGGCTCTGAGTGACCACCACGTCTACCTGGAAGGCACTTTGCTGAAGCCCAACATGGTAACCCCAGGCCATGCCTGCACCCAGAAGTTTTCTCACGAGGAGATTGCCATAGCAACTGTCACAGCACTGCGCCGCACAGTGCCTCCTGCTGTCCCTG GAGTCACCTTCCTATCTGGAGGCCAGAGTGAAGAGGAGGCATCCATCAACCTTAACGCCATCAACAAGTGCCCCCTGCAGAAGCCATGGGCCCTGACCTTCTCCTATGGCCGAGCCCTGCAGGCTTCTGCCCTGAAGGCCTGGGGTGGGAAGAAGGAGAACCTGAAGGCTGCCCAGGAAGAGTATGTCAAGCGAGCCCTG GCCAACAGCCTTGCCTGCCAAGGAAAGTACACCCCAAGTGGCCAGACCGGCACCGCAGCCAGCGAGTCCCTCTTCATCTCTAACCATGCCTACTAA